The genomic interval GTCAGCGTCTTTAGCTCGAGCTCGTTCTCCAGTAAAACGGTCTGCCAGACAGTCTGGTATTAATCTTCCTGGCTCTAACAAACGCAGGTAGGACACACCAACCAAACAGACGTTTCAGCGACTTGCCACCACCGGTGGGAAAGGACACAAACACGTCTCTACCTCCTACAAAGTGTTTCACCACCTGTTCCTGTAAAGGTCGAAGCGCGAGGTACCCCATAGACTTAGTTGCAGACAGAATGGCAAGTGAAATCGACTTTTCATCGTACGACATTTTAGCAATTGAAGCCatgaagtcccggatgtggtaGTTAAGCTATGCCCATAATTGCGGTCCTGCAACGTGATTGGTCACGCCAAGATTCTGGCATCACCAACAAAAACCCGGCCACTGTGACCAGACCTACTACATGCCCTCTTCCCCCTCCACAACGTTTGGCCACACAAGACTAATTATCAGTGCAGGTGCAACAATTTACAGGATTGGTTTGtaattaaactaatgaaataaatggtcacatgacatactatgttaccagtcctcctggcaagtggaacaaaaagcacgtggaGCTCGTGTGAGGAGAAGGACTGGTTACCAGACCAATGTTTCAAGGTGCTAATCATGTACTGACTGTTCATTGGTCAGCTCCTTGATccaataattaatatacaggAAATTACCGAGATATCTATCTGACAAGAACGGCACGGACGAGAGCTTCAAAATGATGTTCGTAGCAGGTTGCTGCGACTTTCGTAGCGGGAGTTATTGCAATTTTTCTGGGGCTGAAGTTAGCTGGGACGGACTTTAGATATGGTAGTGCGTAGAGAATGCAGCTCGGGAGTATGGACATACGGGAGTGCGAGGAAGTTTGTGCATGAATCAGGACACTGGtagggtgtgtgggtgtggttcAGTAACTGTCTTAGCCAATCATATCGTAGGAAAATGATAGATGTGATAAATGCATAACTaattcaatcaatcaataactAAATTAAAGACTAGGTCCATTCATGTACATTCATGGTCCATACATGTTCAGACATGTTTCTAGTCAGACAAGTCCAAATGTCCGACCATCATTTTCCTGAAAATGTGCTAACGTTTCGTATACGTTTAATGCCTCTTTACGTGGCAacaaaatttattatattttcttgttttcttaCAGAAACTCtcttttgttgatgttgctaCTGGTTCTCTTGGTCATGGCCTTAGTATTGGTGCCGGCATGGCGTACACTGGCAAGTACTTTGACAAGGCAAGTTACCGCACATACGTCATGATCGGCGACGGAGAATCTGCAGAAGGCAGTGTGTGGGAGGCGGTCAACTTCGCCTCTCATTACAAACTCGACAACCTCGTAGCTATCTTTGATATCAACCGACTCGGTCAGTCTGAGCCCGCTCCTCTGCAACACAACATGGAAGTCTACCGCAAACGACTCGAGAGCTTCGGTTGGCATGCCATAGTAGTCGACGGGCACGATGTCGACGCCCTCTGTCGAGCCTTGCATGAAGCCAAGACGACCACTGACCGTCCGACCGCTCTAGTGGCTAAAACCTACAAAGGCCATGGAATCACCGGCATCTCTGATGAAGAGAACTGGCATGGTAAACCTCTGGGCACCAAGACAGACCAAGCGTTGGAAGAAATACGAGCTCGAATTGCCAACGATGGCCCACATGGAATAACACCGCAACCGGTTATTGATGATGTCCCCAAATATGACGGTAAACCGGTGAAGCTGTCGTCGAAGCCGAATTACGACTTGGGCAGCAAAGTGAGATCGAGTATTCCTCACcgtgtgttgctgttgtgtgatACATGTTTCTGTTATTTGTTTCAGTTTGCTACAAGGAAGGCTTACGGGAATGCACTCAAGAAGTTGGGCGATAGCGATCGTCGAATCGTGGCGATGGATGGTGATACAAAGAACTCCACGTTCTCTCTGACGTTCAAGAATGCGCATCCCGATCGCTACGTCGAGTGTTTCATCGCCGAGCAGAATCTCGTCGGTGTGGCCATTGGCTGCGGTTGCCGCGATCGTACGATTCCGTTTGCGAGCACGTTTGCTGCCTTCTTTTCGAGAGCCTACGACCAGATTCGTATGGGGGCCATATCTCAGACGAATGTCAATCTGGTGGGGTCACACGTCGGTTGCTCGATTGGTGAAGATGGGCCGTCTCAGATGGCGTTGGAAGATATTGCGATGATGAGGGCGATTCCAACCTGTACGGTCTTTTACCCGTCGGATGCCGTTTCGTGTGAGCGAGCAACCGAGCTGGCTGCGAATACTAAGGGTATCTGCTTCATCCGTACCAGCCGGCCAGACACCATAGTCAACTATTCTGCTGATGAAGTGTTTGAGATTGGCAAGGGAAAggtagctgtgtgtgtgtgtgtgtgtgtgtgtgtgtgtgtgtgtgtgtgtgtgtgtgtgtgtgtccgtccgtgggcatatgcacgcatgtgtgcctacatgtctgtcttttgtttgtccagttcatccatccatttactattccttctgtctgtctgcttgtctgtctgtttatctgtcatatACAAGTGCAATCGTAACATCTGCATTTGTGCTAGCTTTTGAGGAAGTCTGCCAACGATGCTGTCACAGTCGTTGGAGCTGGTGTGACCGTTCAGGAGGCCACCAAGGCGGCTGATGAGCTCGCCAAAGAAAACATCCACATCCGTGTCGTCGATCCATTCACAATCAAGCCCATCGACGCTTCTCTTCTCAATGATAGCGCCTCCGCCACCGGCGGCAAGGTCATCACCGTGGAAGATCACTATCCAGAAGGCGGTGTTGGCGATGCAGTGGCCGATGCACTTGGTCATCGCCCTGATGTTATTATCCAGCGTCTAGCTGTGAGAGCCATCCCAGGTAGTGGCCCAGGTAGTGTCCTTATGGAGGATCACGGCATATCCACTCATGCAATCATTGAAGCTGTCAAGAAACTGATTGCCTAGGCTCAAGGATACTGAATGGGACCTCGATTTGTGTGTTGGATTTGTTTGTGGCTGTGATTCTCAGGGTGTAGTGGCACTCTGTAGCGGATGATGTGATTGACCCTGATTTTAGATTAGCAGGGTATTGAAGACCAGAAGTCTTTGATACATTTTAGATCAATAAAACATTCAATCGTGACAAAAAGTTCAATGAAATTAAAACACTGTAgcctgactgtttgtttgtattaattaattaatttgtttagtAGTCAATGTTGAAGAACTTAGAAAATCTTCAATTCGACCTAGCAGAGCTTCATAGGCTGTATTTGGGTAGGGCTGCAATTTAATAAAAGAATGTTGGGTAtaaaacaattattaatattaatgacttaCGTCTTTCTTGAAAAGAAGGGATGGATCATACTTTGGTGAAGGGGTCTTGTGCGTGTTGAAACTACCCGGATCCACGTCACGAAAGCAGTGTTCCTTCATACGATACGCTGTAATGTAGAAAACACGCTGATTTGGGTAACGCATCACTCGCGTTAGCCTGTGCTAAGTCCCCGGATTGTCACTCGGCCTGACGCTTACCTTGTCGGTCTGGTAAAACGCTACGCTTGGAGCGTAAACATTGAGGATCTGGCGTCATCCTAGAGGTCCACTGTGGTTTGAAGTAATACTTGGGATCTTCTAACTGTTACAGTTAAAGTAAATATCAACCAATTTCATTCAACCAAAAATGACTGACTTCTCTAAACTGGAAAATTTCCGGGTCGTGGTACACCGACATTTTCCTTGCCTTTGCTGCCTGTATCTTCACATCCATCGGCTTGGCGATACGAAAAACGGTTGCGAATCGTGTCTTCGGCGGAGAAGTCTGTCCAGCATGTGTCCACTTCCGGGTACCCAAGGCCGACAATACCATTGCACTGTCTTCTGCTCTCCGTCTAGCGTCTGTGGCTGGAGATAGTCCTCTGTAGTGGCAGTCGAAATTTTGAATTCGAGGCGGCGAATTGTATTTGTACTGACGAGGAGAGAAATCAATTCGACGTTTCCATACGGACCCGTCCGGCGGTGGTCTAGTGGGTGGTTGACGTTGGTGCCTGAGGAGTCGGGTGAGCGAATTGAACTCTATCTGGTCTTGAAAGCCGGTCGAGTTCGATGGCTTTGCCATTTGTCGGACGGAATCTCGACTGTGGCTGGTGAGGAGACCTGACAACTGGATGTTTGCGGAGCAACGGGAGGTGTACGTACGGGACTTGTAAACAAATAACAGCTACACTTACCGTTGGGTTCCAGAGCACAAATA from Corticium candelabrum chromosome 22, ooCorCand1.1, whole genome shotgun sequence carries:
- the LOC134197005 gene encoding transketolase-like, encoding MSDTYHRPNQKRLQTLRDIANKLRVHSIEATTAANSGHPTSCCSAAEIMSVLFFHEMRYIVSSPRDPASDRFILSKGHAAPVLYAAWAEAGLIDKKELVNLRKHGHELEGHPTPKLSFVDVATGSLGHGLSIGAGMAYTGKYFDKASYRTYVMIGDGESAEGSVWEAVNFASHYKLDNLVAIFDINRLGQSEPAPLQHNMEVYRKRLESFGWHAIVVDGHDVDALCRALHEAKTTTDRPTALVAKTYKGHGITGISDEENWHGKPLGTKTDQALEEIRARIANDGPHGITPQPVIDDVPKYDGKPVKLSSKPNYDLGSKFATRKAYGNALKKLGDSDRRIVAMDGDTKNSTFSLTFKNAHPDRYVECFIAEQNLVGVAIGCGCRDRTIPFASTFAAFFSRAYDQIRMGAISQTNVNLVGSHVGCSIGEDGPSQMALEDIAMMRAIPTCTVFYPSDAVSCERATELAANTKGICFIRTSRPDTIVNYSADEVFEIGKGKLLRKSANDAVTVVGAGVTVQEATKAADELAKENIHIRVVDPFTIKPIDASLLNDSASATGGKVITVEDHYPEGGVGDAVADALGHRPDVIIQRLAVRAIPGSGPGSVLMEDHGISTHAIIEAVKKLIA
- the LOC134197006 gene encoding uncharacterized protein LOC134197006 yields the protein MAKPSNSTGFQDQIEFNSLTRLLRHQRQPPTRPPPDGSVWKRRIDFSPRQYKYNSPPRIQNFDCHYRGLSPATDARRRAEDSAMVLSALGTRKWTHAGQTSPPKTRFATVFRIAKPMDVKIQAAKARKMSVYHDPEIFQFRELEDPKYYFKPQWTSRMTPDPQCLRSKRSVLPDRQAYRMKEHCFRDVDPGSFNTHKTPSPKYDPSLLFKKDPYPNTAYEALLGRIEDFLSSSTLTTKQIN